One Campylobacter lari DNA segment encodes these proteins:
- a CDS encoding HyaD/HybD family hydrogenase maturation endopeptidase, which produces MKLLILGIGNIMFADEGLGVHLCKLLEKNYKFYHEKDSVSFVDGGTLALQLSYIIADYDEMVVIDCIAADDAKIGDIFFFPYDAMPKKVNWSGSAHEVEMLQTLQYMELMGDLPKTQILACVPKRIEPLSFELSKEVLNALEKMEKILLDFLEKKGFTYERVANYNIQELALNSYKS; this is translated from the coding sequence TTGAAACTTCTAATTTTAGGCATTGGTAATATTATGTTTGCAGATGAGGGCTTAGGCGTTCATCTTTGCAAACTTCTAGAAAAAAATTATAAGTTTTATCACGAAAAAGACTCAGTGAGCTTTGTAGATGGTGGAACTTTGGCTTTACAACTTAGTTATATCATCGCTGATTATGATGAAATGGTTGTGATTGATTGTATTGCAGCAGATGATGCTAAGATCGGAGATATTTTTTTCTTTCCTTATGATGCAATGCCAAAAAAAGTTAATTGGAGTGGTAGTGCACATGAGGTTGAAATGCTTCAAACTTTACAATATATGGAGCTTATGGGAGATTTGCCTAAAACTCAAATTTTAGCCTGTGTGCCAAAACGCATAGAACCATTGAGTTTTGAACTTTCAAAAGAAGTCTTAAATGCTTTAGAAAAAATGGAGAAAATTTTACTTGATTTTTTAGAGAAGAAAGGCTTTACTTATGAGAGAGTTGCTAATTATAATATACAAGAGCTTGCTCTAAATTCTTATAAAAGCTAA
- a CDS encoding PepSY-like domain-containing protein → MKLKIALMALALASCVFAKDMVVGVNALPTNSKNFIQKHFIGSNIALVKQDIDSFDVYLDNGTELEFFINGDWKEIDAKYRPIDTSFLNPNVLATIKKMHPNASIIKVEKEIQGYKFKLNNMMEIYTDANGNFLGQKFDD, encoded by the coding sequence ATGAAATTAAAAATAGCTTTAATGGCATTAGCTCTAGCAAGTTGTGTTTTTGCTAAAGATATGGTTGTAGGTGTAAATGCTTTACCGACAAATTCTAAAAATTTTATACAAAAACACTTTATAGGCTCAAACATAGCTTTAGTTAAACAAGATATTGATAGCTTTGATGTTTATTTAGACAATGGAACTGAACTTGAGTTTTTCATCAATGGAGATTGGAAAGAAATTGATGCAAAATACAGACCGATTGATACTTCTTTTTTAAATCCAAATGTTTTAGCAACGATTAAGAAAATGCACCCAAATGCAAGTATAATTAAAGTTGAAAAAGAAATTCAAGGCTATAAATTTAAACTAAATAATATGATGGAAATTTATACTGATGCAAATGGAAATTTCTTAGGACAAAAATTTGATGATTAA
- the gltX gene encoding glutamate--tRNA ligase — MYRFAPSPTGDIHIGNLRAALFNYIKARQENSDFILRIEDTDNARNIAGKEEEIKTILKEFGITWQHYYIQSENLKFHRQMALKLVSEKKAFACFCTEDELAHKKELAKSKNQAYRYDGTCEKLADIDVLNCEKPFVIRLKKPQSQMQFTDYIKGEISFNPDDIDSFVIMRADKTPTYNFACAVDDMLEGVTCIIRGEDHVSNTPKQEHIRTSLGYDKSMTYAHLPIILNEEGVKMSKREAHSSVKWMLDNGYLASAIANYLILLGNKTPKEIFTLEEAIEWFDLKKVSKSPARFDTKRLMQINREHIKMLDNDKLNSLLNLGKDVAELAKFYTQEASTLNEIKEKIQAIFAVKNYNEFENECKLIKEVLKDLDLPQEYDEFKKILMEKTNLKGKNFFMPLRLVLTGVTHGPEMSEIYTLIKPFVKEIIKE, encoded by the coding sequence ATGTATAGGTTTGCACCATCGCCTACTGGAGATATACATATTGGAAATTTAAGAGCAGCTTTGTTTAATTATATTAAAGCAAGACAAGAAAATTCTGATTTTATTTTGCGTATTGAAGATACGGATAATGCTAGAAATATTGCTGGAAAAGAAGAAGAAATAAAAACTATTTTGAAAGAATTTGGTATAACTTGGCAGCATTATTATATACAAAGTGAAAATTTGAAATTTCATCGTCAAATGGCTTTAAAGTTAGTAAGTGAAAAAAAAGCTTTTGCTTGTTTTTGCACTGAGGATGAATTAGCTCATAAAAAAGAATTAGCTAAAAGTAAAAATCAAGCATATAGATACGATGGCACTTGTGAAAAATTAGCAGATATTGATGTGTTAAATTGTGAAAAACCTTTTGTAATCCGTCTTAAAAAACCTCAATCTCAAATGCAATTTACTGATTATATTAAAGGCGAGATTAGTTTTAATCCTGATGATATTGATAGTTTTGTGATTATGAGAGCGGATAAAACCCCAACTTATAATTTTGCTTGTGCGGTTGATGATATGTTAGAAGGTGTTACTTGTATTATAAGGGGAGAAGATCATGTCTCAAATACTCCTAAACAAGAACATATTAGAACTAGTTTGGGTTATGATAAAAGTATGACTTATGCACATTTACCTATCATTTTAAATGAAGAGGGTGTTAAAATGAGCAAAAGAGAGGCTCATTCTAGTGTGAAATGGATGCTTGATAATGGATATTTAGCAAGTGCTATTGCAAATTATTTAATCCTTTTAGGTAATAAAACCCCAAAAGAGATTTTTACTTTAGAAGAAGCTATAGAATGGTTTGATTTGAAAAAAGTTTCAAAATCTCCAGCAAGATTTGATACTAAGCGCTTAATGCAAATTAACCGTGAGCATATAAAAATGCTTGATAATGATAAATTAAATTCTTTGTTAAATTTAGGTAAAGATGTAGCAGAGCTTGCAAAATTTTACACTCAAGAAGCTAGCACTCTAAATGAAATCAAAGAAAAAATACAAGCTATTTTTGCAGTTAAAAATTATAATGAATTTGAAAATGAATGTAAGTTGATTAAAGAGGTTTTAAAAGATTTAGATTTGCCTCAAGAATACGATGAGTTTAAAAAGATTTTGATGGAAAAAACAAATTTAAAAGGTAAAAATTTCTTTATGCCTTTACGTTTAGTATTAACAGGGGTTACTCACGGACCTGAAATGAGTGAAATTTATACTTTAATTAAACCTTTTGTTAAAGAAATTATAAAGGAGTAA
- a CDS encoding YggT family protein translates to MGVGTSLIVSLVQIFSLVIEIYVWIIIIAALISWVRPDPYNPIVQILYRLTNPAYAFVRRFIPTTIGSIDLAPLIIILGLKFIQIFLSNLILGSL, encoded by the coding sequence ATGGGAGTTGGAACAAGTTTGATTGTGTCTTTGGTACAAATTTTTTCTTTAGTGATTGAAATTTATGTGTGGATTATAATTATTGCTGCATTGATTTCTTGGGTAAGACCTGATCCTTATAATCCTATAGTGCAAATTTTATATCGTTTAACTAATCCTGCTTATGCTTTTGTAAGAAGATTTATTCCTACTACTATAGGAAGCATTGATTTAGCACCTTTGATTATTATTTTAGGGTTAAAATTTATTCAAATATTTTTATCAAATTTAATTTTAGGAAGTTTATAA
- a CDS encoding lytic transglycosylase domain-containing protein, translated as MLKKSVVLLLAGVVFANSAMYSYKELEQKPNSLAKDYYLYRLLEKNEFKKEEVEGLKEHIYRYAGRIKNAIEAIIPPLGYNKEYEACYKFNTQNILDANATCQLIRLNSLTFIQDLNTTTRNEMKKIIPQDNPNLVKLLEAFDAKDPLSYAVLNYDSVNFYKIYGFLKDKKDFFLEKDFVDELAKEKEFTNFVKEIIIKKKSPLIRKSLVNVDANLTFQDNAFYLGVNAILENDDKKALEFFQVAKDTFKSKPLADNANFWIYLITQDKKYLDELAQSDSLNIYSLYARELKGLPLPKIEELKPKKQKNDFDMKDPFAWQKLAKEIAKGTPNELKKLAKDFYTKENIAIYAYIKERAEGFKKHYFIMPYFEYLKDYSTQRKAMILALARQESRFIPTAISTSYALGIMQFIPFLANHIGNKELQIPNFDQDMLFDPKTAYTFANHHLDYLESKLNSPVFVAYAYNGGIGFTTRMLKREDMFRAGKYEPFLSMELVPYAESRVYAKKVLANYIVYLHLLNDNTPISKFFETLTQNTDSQNTNQVSK; from the coding sequence GTGTTGAAAAAAAGTGTAGTATTGCTTTTAGCTGGAGTAGTTTTTGCAAATAGTGCTATGTATTCTTATAAAGAATTAGAGCAAAAACCAAATTCTTTAGCTAAGGATTATTATTTATATCGTTTATTGGAAAAAAATGAATTTAAAAAAGAAGAAGTTGAAGGTTTAAAAGAACATATTTATCGTTATGCAGGGCGTATTAAAAATGCTATTGAAGCGATCATTCCACCTTTGGGGTATAATAAAGAATATGAAGCTTGTTATAAATTTAACACACAAAATATCTTAGATGCTAATGCTACTTGTCAGCTTATAAGATTAAATAGTTTAACTTTTATACAAGATCTTAATACTACAACGCGTAATGAAATGAAAAAAATTATCCCACAAGATAATCCAAATTTAGTAAAACTCTTAGAAGCTTTTGATGCTAAAGATCCTTTAAGTTATGCGGTTTTAAATTATGATAGTGTAAATTTTTATAAAATTTATGGTTTTTTAAAAGATAAAAAGGATTTTTTTTTAGAAAAAGATTTTGTTGATGAATTAGCAAAAGAAAAAGAATTTACAAATTTTGTAAAAGAAATTATCATTAAGAAAAAAAGTCCATTGATAAGAAAATCTTTGGTCAATGTGGATGCAAATTTAACTTTTCAAGATAATGCTTTTTATCTGGGTGTGAATGCTATTTTAGAAAATGACGATAAAAAAGCACTAGAGTTTTTTCAAGTAGCAAAAGATACTTTTAAAAGTAAGCCTTTAGCAGATAATGCAAATTTTTGGATTTATTTAATCACTCAAGATAAAAAGTATCTTGATGAGCTTGCTCAAAGTGATTCTTTAAATATTTATAGTCTTTATGCAAGGGAGTTAAAGGGTCTACCTTTGCCTAAAATAGAAGAATTAAAGCCAAAAAAACAAAAAAATGATTTTGATATGAAAGATCCTTTTGCTTGGCAAAAACTTGCAAAAGAAATTGCAAAAGGTACTCCTAATGAGCTAAAAAAGCTTGCAAAAGATTTTTATACTAAAGAAAATATTGCTATTTATGCTTATATTAAAGAAAGAGCTGAGGGTTTTAAAAAACATTATTTTATTATGCCTTATTTTGAGTATTTAAAAGATTATTCTACACAAAGAAAGGCTATGATTTTAGCTTTAGCTAGACAAGAAAGTCGTTTTATACCAACAGCAATTTCAACTTCTTATGCTTTGGGTATTATGCAATTTATTCCATTTTTGGCTAATCATATAGGCAATAAAGAGTTACAAATTCCAAATTTTGATCAAGATATGCTTTTTGATCCAAAAACAGCTTATACTTTTGCAAATCATCATTTAGATTATTTAGAATCTAAACTTAATTCTCCAGTATTTGTGGCTTATGCTTATAATGGAGGTATAGGATTTACCACTAGAATGCTCAAAAGAGAAGATATGTTTAGAGCTGGAAAGTACGAACCATTTTTATCTATGGAGCTTGTTCCTTATGCAGAAAGTAGGGTGTATGCTAAAAAGGTTTTAGCTAATTATATTGTGTATTTGCATCTTCTGAACGATAATACACCGATTTCGAAATTTTTTGAAACTTTAACTCAAAACACTGATTCTCAAAACACAAATCAAGTTTCAAAATAG
- the mobB gene encoding molybdopterin-guanine dinucleotide biosynthesis protein B, translating to MKRLAMAFSGPSNSGKTTLITQVAKYFMEQNYKVCIIKHDPKDKASFDIAKKDSFKFFQSGADVMVLSPTRTTLFTHSPSTLDEAISKLGDFDFLFIEGLKTLDMPRISVFCKEVDESYFAYSKAIASYEKIENKNLTWLYLDDLESICDFILKNSNKV from the coding sequence ATGAAAAGATTAGCAATGGCTTTTAGCGGGCCTTCCAATTCAGGTAAAACAACTTTAATAACTCAAGTTGCTAAGTATTTTATGGAGCAAAATTATAAAGTATGTATTATAAAACATGATCCAAAAGATAAAGCAAGTTTTGATATAGCAAAAAAAGATAGTTTTAAATTTTTTCAAAGCGGTGCTGATGTAATGGTTTTAAGTCCTACAAGGACAACTTTATTTACACATTCTCCAAGCACTTTAGATGAAGCTATTTCTAAGCTAGGGGATTTTGATTTTTTATTTATAGAGGGCTTAAAAACCTTAGATATGCCAAGAATTAGTGTTTTTTGCAAAGAAGTAGATGAGAGCTATTTTGCTTATTCTAAGGCTATTGCAAGCTATGAGAAAATCGAAAATAAAAATTTAACTTGGCTCTATTTGGATGATTTGGAAAGTATTTGTGATTTTATATTAAAAAATTCAAACAAAGTATAG
- a CDS encoding class 1 fructose-bisphosphatase, whose amino-acid sequence MQELINDIQKAVIEISKELRYLKDFDYTTSQNATGDNQLKLDVKSDEIITRILKQSKGIKSLISEEKQEQLLINENEKYIVAYDPLDGSSLVDVNFAIGSIFAIYEQEASAKNLKAAVYAIYGVRLELIVCIDTPKLYRLNENDEFIFVKDLKLNEKGKLNASGGTQKNWSNTHRTFIKALFDEGYRLRYSGAMVSDLHQILLKGGGLFSYPATSDAPNGKLRAYFEVFPFAFIFEKAGGLSTNGENDSLLDLEFEKIHASTPCFLGSKYEIEKLKQAYKGL is encoded by the coding sequence ATGCAAGAATTAATTAACGATATACAAAAAGCAGTGATTGAAATTTCAAAAGAACTTAGATATTTAAAAGATTTTGATTATACTACTTCTCAAAATGCAACCGGAGATAATCAATTAAAACTTGATGTAAAAAGCGATGAGATTATCACTAGAATTTTAAAGCAAAGCAAAGGTATAAAAAGCTTAATTAGCGAGGAAAAGCAAGAGCAATTATTAATCAATGAAAATGAAAAATATATTGTTGCTTATGATCCTTTAGATGGTTCATCTTTGGTAGATGTGAATTTTGCTATAGGTTCTATTTTTGCTATTTATGAGCAAGAGGCTAGTGCAAAAAACCTAAAAGCAGCAGTTTATGCTATTTATGGTGTGCGCTTAGAGCTTATAGTGTGCATAGATACTCCTAAGCTTTATAGGTTAAATGAAAATGATGAATTTATTTTTGTCAAGGATTTAAAATTAAACGAAAAAGGCAAATTAAATGCAAGCGGTGGGACACAAAAAAATTGGTCAAATACTCATAGAACTTTTATAAAAGCTTTATTTGATGAAGGATATCGTTTAAGATATTCAGGTGCTATGGTGAGTGATTTGCACCAAATTTTACTCAAAGGTGGAGGATTATTTTCATATCCTGCAACAAGTGATGCGCCAAATGGAAAATTAAGAGCATATTTTGAGGTATTTCCTTTTGCTTTTATTTTTGAAAAAGCAGGAGGGCTTTCTACTAATGGAGAAAATGATTCTTTACTTGATTTAGAATTTGAAAAAATCCATGCAAGTACGCCATGCTTTTTGGGTTCAAAATATGAAATTGAAAAATTAAAACAAGCTTATAAAGGGCTTTAA
- the metG gene encoding methionine--tRNA ligase encodes MRYITTPIYYVNDVAHIGHAYTTIIADTLARFYRLQGEKTFFLTGTDEHGQKIEQAASARNFTPKEYADEISSKFKKLWDEFEISYDYFIRTTDENHKLSVQKAFKKMFDKGDIYKGTYEGFYCVSCESYFTQTQLVNECHCPDCGKKTQLLKEESYFFKLSKYQNQILKWYKEKEPILPKNKANELIHFVESGLKDLSITRTSFEWGIKLPKELNDEKHVVYVWLDALMNYVSALGYGLDDKNMDLWPAHIHFVGKDILRFHAVYWPAFLMSLELPLPKFVAAHGWWTKDGEKMSKSKGNVVAPKEVADTFGLEAFRYFLLREVPFGNDGDFSQKALVTRINAELSNELGNLLNRIIGMSAKYSQNIIECKDVNLHFNQELNECKEYLDNAINALENIQPNRYLEELFKALSLANLSISKYEPWNLIKNDQMQKANALVALCANILTKVTILLSAAMPKTALKIAKALNFEISNENYQKLILNNQLCDLKSSTCEALFPKVELTQECKKEEKVEEKPSLPQIKIDDFKKIEIKVALVKDCQNIEGSEKLLKFQLELENGELRQVLSGIAKFYKASELIGKQVCVITNLKKAKIFGHESQGMILSAQKGEKLVLISPQSFIENGALIG; translated from the coding sequence ATGCGTTATATTACTACTCCGATATATTATGTAAATGATGTGGCACACATAGGTCATGCTTACACTACGATTATAGCAGATACTTTGGCTAGATTTTATCGCTTGCAAGGAGAAAAAACATTCTTTTTAACAGGTACAGATGAACATGGCCAAAAGATAGAGCAAGCTGCTAGTGCTAGAAATTTTACCCCTAAAGAATATGCAGATGAAATTAGTTCTAAGTTTAAAAAACTTTGGGATGAGTTTGAAATTTCTTATGATTATTTCATTAGAACTACAGATGAAAATCACAAATTAAGTGTACAAAAAGCATTTAAAAAAATGTTTGATAAAGGTGATATTTATAAAGGAACTTATGAAGGCTTTTATTGTGTTTCTTGTGAGAGTTATTTTACTCAAACTCAGCTTGTAAATGAGTGTCATTGTCCAGATTGTGGTAAAAAAACACAGCTTTTAAAAGAAGAAAGTTATTTTTTCAAGCTTTCTAAATATCAAAATCAAATTCTTAAATGGTATAAAGAAAAAGAGCCGATTTTACCTAAAAATAAGGCTAATGAATTGATCCACTTTGTAGAAAGTGGTTTAAAAGATCTTTCTATTACAAGAACAAGTTTTGAATGGGGTATAAAGCTTCCAAAAGAACTAAATGATGAAAAACATGTGGTGTATGTTTGGCTTGATGCTTTGATGAATTATGTGAGTGCTTTGGGTTATGGACTTGATGATAAAAATATGGATCTATGGCCTGCTCATATTCATTTTGTAGGTAAAGATATCTTGCGTTTTCATGCAGTGTATTGGCCTGCGTTTTTGATGAGTTTAGAACTTCCTTTACCTAAATTTGTAGCAGCACATGGTTGGTGGACTAAAGATGGTGAAAAAATGAGCAAATCTAAAGGCAATGTAGTAGCACCTAAAGAAGTAGCAGATACTTTTGGTTTAGAAGCTTTTAGGTATTTTTTGCTCAGAGAAGTTCCTTTTGGTAATGATGGGGATTTTTCACAAAAAGCATTAGTCACTAGAATCAATGCAGAATTAAGCAATGAGCTTGGAAATTTATTAAATAGAATTATTGGTATGAGTGCTAAGTATTCTCAAAATATTATTGAATGCAAAGATGTGAATTTGCATTTTAATCAAGAATTAAATGAATGCAAAGAGTATTTAGACAATGCAATCAATGCTTTAGAAAATATCCAGCCAAATCGTTATTTAGAAGAGCTTTTCAAGGCTTTATCTTTAGCAAATTTAAGTATTAGCAAATATGAGCCTTGGAATTTAATTAAAAATGATCAAATGCAAAAAGCTAATGCCTTAGTGGCTTTGTGTGCTAATATTTTAACAAAAGTTACTATTTTACTTTCAGCTGCTATGCCAAAAACAGCTTTAAAAATTGCCAAAGCTTTAAATTTTGAAATTTCAAATGAAAATTACCAAAAATTAATTTTAAATAATCAATTGTGCGATTTAAAATCAAGTACATGTGAAGCTTTATTTCCAAAAGTTGAATTAACCCAAGAATGCAAAAAAGAAGAAAAAGTAGAAGAAAAGCCAAGTCTGCCTCAAATTAAAATCGATGATTTTAAAAAAATCGAAATTAAAGTAGCATTAGTAAAAGATTGTCAGAATATAGAAGGCAGTGAAAAGCTTTTAAAATTTCAACTTGAGCTTGAAAATGGCGAGTTAAGACAAGTACTTTCTGGTATTGCTAAATTTTATAAAGCTAGTGAATTAATAGGCAAGCAAGTTTGTGTCATTACCAATCTAAAAAAAGCTAAAATTTTTGGCCATGAAAGTCAAGGTATGATTTTAAGTGCCCAAAAAGGTGAAAAATTAGTTTTAATTAGCCCACAAAGCTTTATTGAAAATGGAGCTTTAATAGGCTAG
- a CDS encoding substrate-binding domain-containing protein, with protein MKKFLFLSLFAAAALNAEILVYGPGGPAPVLKELAKQFEEKHGEKVIVNAGPTPKWIKQAKMDADIIYSGNTSMMDGFIKAMPKQIKIQDVQVLNARGSGMIVRANNPKKIKKFEDLLKDGVNVMVVDGAGQVGLYEDMALKTGKIENLEKLRKNIKVYAKNSKAAVDEWKNNPNIDALIIWTHWIKAVGEKENKFIKADKNSIIYRAAEIVPTQKGLKNPKVAEFIEFTQSKEAQKVWEKEGWLAK; from the coding sequence ATGAAAAAATTTTTATTTTTAAGTTTATTTGCTGCAGCTGCATTAAATGCTGAAATTTTAGTTTATGGTCCAGGTGGTCCAGCTCCTGTTTTAAAAGAACTTGCTAAACAATTTGAAGAAAAACATGGAGAAAAAGTTATCGTTAATGCAGGGCCAACACCTAAATGGATCAAACAAGCCAAAATGGATGCTGATATTATTTATTCTGGTAATACATCTATGATGGATGGATTTATTAAAGCAATGCCAAAACAAATTAAAATACAAGATGTTCAGGTTTTAAATGCTAGGGGTTCGGGTATGATTGTAAGAGCTAATAACCCTAAAAAAATTAAAAAATTTGAAGACCTTTTAAAAGATGGTGTTAATGTTATGGTTGTTGATGGAGCAGGGCAGGTTGGCTTGTATGAAGATATGGCTTTAAAAACAGGAAAAATTGAAAATCTAGAAAAACTTAGAAAAAACATCAAAGTATATGCTAAAAATTCAAAAGCAGCAGTTGATGAGTGGAAAAATAATCCAAATATTGACGCTTTAATTATTTGGACACATTGGATTAAAGCAGTTGGTGAGAAAGAAAATAAATTTATTAAAGCAGATAAAAACTCAATTATTTATAGAGCCGCTGAAATAGTACCAACACAAAAAGGTCTGAAAAATCCAAAAGTAGCTGAATTTATAGAATTTACACAAAGTAAAGAAGCGCAAAAAGTATGGGAAAAAGAAGGTTGGTTAGCTAAATAA
- a CDS encoding YceI family protein — MKKLLLGSFLAASILAGNALSKEFSLDKSHTNVGFKIKHLQISNVNGNFKDYDAVIDFDSAKFEFNKLQANVKVASINTENKARDAHLQQDDFFKAKTHPNITFTMSKYEKISNEKGKMYGSLNIAGVTKDIVLDTEIGGVIKTDSGKEKAGFTLQGQIKRSDFKFAPDTSSLTLSDEVQINIEAEINEK; from the coding sequence ATGAAAAAATTACTACTTGGTTCTTTTTTAGCTGCTTCTATTTTAGCAGGCAATGCTTTAAGTAAAGAATTTAGCTTAGACAAATCACATACAAACGTAGGATTTAAAATCAAACATTTACAAATTAGTAATGTAAATGGAAATTTTAAAGATTACGATGCAGTAATTGATTTTGATAGTGCTAAATTTGAATTTAATAAACTTCAAGCAAATGTAAAAGTTGCTTCTATAAATACTGAAAATAAAGCAAGAGATGCTCACTTACAGCAAGATGATTTTTTTAAAGCAAAAACTCACCCAAATATCACTTTTACAATGAGTAAATATGAAAAAATTTCTAACGAAAAGGGTAAAATGTATGGTTCATTAAACATTGCTGGTGTAACTAAAGATATCGTTTTAGATACTGAAATTGGTGGGGTTATTAAAACAGATAGCGGTAAAGAAAAAGCGGGCTTTACTTTACAAGGACAAATCAAAAGAAGCGATTTTAAATTTGCTCCAGATACTTCTAGTTTAACACTTAGTGATGAAGTGCAAATCAACATCGAAGCAGAAATTAATGAAAAATAA
- the queC gene encoding 7-cyano-7-deazaguanine synthase QueC yields MKKALCIISGGMDSTLCAYLAKKEGYKIIALHFDYNQRTMFKERECFNKICEKLNIKTKYILDVSFIANIGGNSLTDLNLEIPKEKLHEKEVPNTYVPFRNGIFLSIAGAIAEKEKCESIFIGVVQEDSSGYPDCSANFIQKASEFINEGTTKTCNVTIKTPLVHLSKRQIVDLALKEKVALEHTWSCYEREDKACGKCDSCLLRLKGFKEANAKDFIEYVL; encoded by the coding sequence ATGAAAAAAGCTCTTTGTATTATAAGTGGCGGTATGGATAGTACTTTGTGTGCGTATTTAGCTAAAAAAGAAGGATATAAAATCATTGCTTTACATTTTGATTATAACCAACGCACCATGTTTAAAGAAAGAGAATGTTTTAATAAAATTTGTGAAAAACTTAATATAAAAACAAAATATATTTTAGATGTTTCATTTATAGCAAATATTGGTGGTAATTCTTTAACGGATTTAAATTTAGAAATTCCCAAAGAAAAACTACACGAAAAAGAAGTTCCAAATACTTATGTTCCTTTTAGAAATGGTATTTTTTTATCCATTGCAGGAGCCATAGCTGAAAAAGAAAAATGTGAAAGTATTTTCATAGGAGTAGTGCAAGAAGATAGCAGTGGTTATCCTGATTGCAGTGCAAATTTCATACAAAAAGCAAGTGAGTTTATCAATGAAGGAACTACAAAAACTTGTAATGTTACAATTAAAACCCCATTAGTTCATCTAAGTAAAAGACAAATAGTTGATTTAGCCTTGAAAGAAAAGGTAGCCTTAGAACATACTTGGTCTTGCTATGAAAGAGAAGATAAAGCTTGTGGCAAATGCGATAGTTGTTTATTAAGATTAAAAGGTTTTAAAGAAGCTAATGCAAAAGATTTTATAGAATATGTTTTATAA
- the ybeY gene encoding rRNA maturation RNase YbeY → MIFCEEEMDISFLENIAQKMSDQNIELVLVDEKTMHEINLNQRGVDKTTDVLSFPLVQNYENLLGSIVINLDEVSKKATEYKHSEKEEMALLFIHAMLHLQGYDHEIDQGQMRQKEQEWIEYFKLPKSLIVRVQGE, encoded by the coding sequence ATGATTTTTTGCGAAGAAGAAATGGATATTTCTTTTCTTGAAAATATTGCTCAAAAAATGAGTGATCAAAATATAGAACTTGTTTTGGTAGATGAAAAAACCATGCATGAAATCAATCTTAATCAAAGAGGGGTAGATAAAACTACAGATGTTTTGTCTTTTCCTTTAGTGCAAAATTATGAAAATTTACTTGGAAGTATAGTAATAAATTTAGATGAAGTAAGTAAAAAGGCTACAGAATATAAACATAGCGAAAAAGAAGAAATGGCATTACTTTTTATTCATGCAATGCTTCATTTACAAGGTTATGATCATGAGATAGATCAAGGGCAAATGAGGCAAAAAGAACAAGAATGGATTGAATATTTTAAATTGCCAAAAAGTTTAATTGTAAGAGTGCAAGGAGAATAA